Proteins from a single region of Anaerolineae bacterium:
- a CDS encoding XRE family transcriptional regulator has translation MDRTGYEPERFSKYLKTLLQKHGLSMRKASLEAGLNHSSVGGFVRGRRPHRDSCLILAEYFHVDPNEMLEAAGYEPMPIVDRSLIDPQEFAPEVKEFAAELMRFAPQRRRDIITALRTLLKTSS, from the coding sequence ATGGACCGAACCGGATATGAACCAGAGCGATTCTCAAAATACCTAAAAACTCTGCTACAAAAACACGGCCTATCGATGCGTAAAGCTTCATTGGAAGCTGGGTTGAACCATAGTTCTGTGGGCGGTTTTGTGCGTGGCCGCCGACCGCATCGTGACTCTTGCCTGATCCTGGCCGAGTATTTCCACGTTGACCCCAACGAAATGTTAGAAGCAGCCGGCTACGAACCGATGCCGATCGTAGACCGTTCCCTGATTGATCCCCAGGAGTTCGCCCCCGAGGTGAAGGAGTTTGCCGCCGAACTGATGCGCTTCGCGCCTCAACGCCGGCGGGACATTATCACCGCGCTGCGAACTTTACTAAAAACGTCTTCGTGA